The Pseudanabaena galeata CCNP1313 genome includes a region encoding these proteins:
- a CDS encoding NAD-binding protein has protein sequence MKPRIIICGLDRTGYKILGLLKQQGCLVVGIHDRPIHQADAEIIIGDLAAAETLLAAGIRDAQTLILAGADETRNLTILMQARVLNPHVRIINRLFNSSLGVRLDLTLPNHLTMSVAALAAPVFAFSAMGSQAIGQLRLFNQTWPIHEEYIDDHHPWFGKPLAEFWEDRSRMLIYYLPYDESKVDLVSAVLNGRTLQIGDRLLLGTQPSVRTASRPILQKISKLFMSFRHFHEHGRAVLFTAIALLLTIFSATVVYTSFQMNISLVNALYFSVGMITGAGGNEMVVENSADSIKVFTIIMMLIGTAVIGIFYAILNDFILGSRLRNFWDATRVPHRNHIVVCGLGSVGVQTALQLVSYGYEVLVIERDLNNRFLDTVRSHGIPVIHGDASLPTTLKAANLEKAESLLAVTSNDTANLEIALNAKGIAPRCRVVVRYDDPYYASMAQEVFDFEAVLSPPEIAAPAFASSALGGRILGNGIVADSLWVAIATMITPNHPFCGKPVCEASMTADFVPLYIETSCQTIHGWNLLEASLSAGDILYLTMPAAKLEQLWRVAPFQVAVS, from the coding sequence ATGAAACCCCGCATTATCATCTGTGGTCTAGATCGCACGGGTTACAAAATTTTGGGTTTGCTAAAACAGCAAGGTTGTCTTGTTGTGGGCATACACGATCGCCCGATTCATCAAGCTGATGCCGAAATTATTATCGGTGATTTGGCGGCTGCCGAGACATTGCTTGCCGCAGGAATTCGCGATGCTCAGACCTTAATTTTGGCAGGAGCCGATGAAACTCGTAACCTGACAATTTTGATGCAAGCAAGGGTGCTTAATCCCCATGTCAGAATTATTAATCGATTGTTTAACTCCAGTTTGGGCGTGCGTTTAGACCTGACCTTGCCCAATCATTTGACCATGAGTGTCGCGGCTCTCGCTGCGCCTGTATTTGCCTTTAGTGCGATGGGAAGTCAGGCGATCGGGCAGTTGCGGCTATTTAACCAGACTTGGCCGATTCACGAAGAATATATTGACGATCATCATCCTTGGTTTGGGAAACCACTAGCCGAGTTTTGGGAAGATCGATCGCGCATGTTGATCTATTACCTACCCTACGACGAGAGCAAAGTCGATCTAGTGAGTGCCGTGTTAAATGGTCGAACTTTGCAAATCGGCGATCGCCTATTACTTGGTACTCAGCCCAGTGTCAGAACTGCATCGCGCCCAATCTTGCAGAAAATATCTAAACTCTTTATGAGCTTTCGCCATTTTCATGAACATGGACGAGCGGTTCTGTTTACCGCGATCGCTCTATTGCTAACGATTTTTTCGGCAACAGTGGTTTATACCAGCTTCCAAATGAATATTTCCTTAGTGAATGCTCTCTATTTCTCGGTGGGGATGATTACAGGTGCTGGCGGAAACGAGATGGTGGTGGAAAATTCTGCCGATAGCATCAAAGTTTTTACAATCATCATGATGCTGATTGGTACGGCAGTAATTGGAATTTTTTATGCGATTTTAAATGATTTTATTTTGGGTTCACGGCTGAGAAACTTTTGGGATGCGACGCGAGTTCCCCATCGAAATCACATTGTTGTTTGTGGTTTAGGAAGTGTTGGGGTGCAGACAGCATTGCAACTAGTCAGCTATGGCTACGAGGTCTTGGTGATAGAACGTGATCTCAATAATCGCTTTTTAGATACGGTGCGATCACATGGTATTCCTGTCATTCATGGTGATGCGAGTTTGCCGACTACTCTCAAAGCAGCCAATCTTGAAAAAGCTGAAAGCCTACTTGCTGTCACCAGTAACGACACGGCAAATTTAGAAATTGCACTGAATGCCAAGGGAATTGCCCCACGTTGTCGGGTAGTTGTGCGGTATGACGATCCCTACTATGCCAGCATGGCGCAGGAAGTATTTGATTTTGAAGCAGTTCTTAGTCCTCCTGAAATTGCGGCTCCCGCCTTTGCTTCTTCGGCGCTAGGTGGACGCATTCTTGGCAATGGCATAGTTGCTGACAGTCTGTGGGTAGCGATCGCCACAATGATTACCCCCAATCATCCATTCTGTGGAAAACCAGTCTGCGAAGCCTCGATGACCGCAGATTTTGTACCTCTCTATATCGAAACTTCCTGCCAAACAATTCATGGATGGAACTTACTGGAAGCCTCTCTAAGTGCAGGTGATATTCTCTATTTGACGATGCCAGCAGCAAAATTAGAGCAGTTATGGCGGGTTGCTCCTTTTCAAGTAGCGGTCAGCTAG
- a CDS encoding nucleotidyltransferase domain-containing protein, translated as MISYSQIQSYSQQIVEQFHPDQIILFGSYAYAQPNQDSDVDLLVILPFEGLPVYKAIEIRKKLRPTFSLDLIARTSKQIQQRLEMGDFFIQDILQRGRILYETNHARVG; from the coding sequence ATGATTAGCTATAGCCAAATTCAATCATATAGTCAACAGATTGTCGAGCAGTTTCATCCCGATCAAATTATTCTGTTTGGTTCCTATGCCTATGCTCAACCAAACCAAGACTCTGACGTTGATTTACTGGTGATATTGCCATTTGAAGGACTGCCAGTTTATAAGGCGATCGAAATCCGCAAAAAGCTCAGACCTACCTTCTCACTGGATTTAATCGCTCGAACATCCAAACAAATTCAACAGCGTTTAGAGATGGGTGATTTTTTTATTCAAGACATTCTCCAAAGAGGTCGTATTCTCTATGAAACCAATCACGCAAGAGTGGGTTGA
- a CDS encoding type II toxin-antitoxin system VapC family toxin: MTFLCDTNIISELARPRPNSGVVDWSQNVTFIAISVITIEEITYGLTAKPNARIQDWFQHFLSYSCQILPVTPEIAQCAGLMRGNFRTKGISRSQADILIAATAEVHDLILVTRNTRDFEGCNIQILNPFIE, translated from the coding sequence ATGACCTTTCTCTGCGATACAAATATTATCAGTGAGCTAGCTAGACCTCGCCCAAATTCTGGCGTAGTTGATTGGAGTCAAAATGTTACGTTCATAGCCATAAGTGTAATTACGATTGAAGAAATCACTTACGGACTAACAGCAAAGCCAAATGCAAGGATTCAAGATTGGTTTCAGCATTTTCTAAGTTATTCATGCCAAATATTACCAGTAACACCTGAAATAGCTCAATGTGCAGGGCTAATGCGTGGTAACTTCAGAACAAAAGGTATTTCTCGCTCTCAAGCTGACATTCTTATTGCTGCGACTGCTGAAGTTCACGATCTAATTCTGGTTACACGCAATACTCGTGATTTTGAAGGTTGTAATATTCAAATCTTGAATCCGTTTATTGAATGA
- a CDS encoding Abi family protein produces the protein MATYTKPHLSLDDQLVLLNQRGLQVTDDIAAKEFLRHNGYYRLSAYWYPFREIVGSHRSDNFLPNSKFEDVRDLCTFDKKFKLLLLDAIEGVEIAVRAEIALLLGASDTFAHINPNFFRPSFIRLDASGKTQHQEWLKKFNGSVNRSKDEFVLHHERKYGNRSTLPIWIAVELWDFGLLSLFYSGMDTTHCISVATRFSISNWKFMASWLRSLNYVRNVIAHHGRLWNLNLVESPSLPSRRGLMADFDALVPLHSVNTRIYSICCILSHFSKSINQRSSWSQRLTELINSFPIMPYVSVQDMGFPTDWQNHNFWK, from the coding sequence TTGGCAACCTACACCAAGCCCCATTTATCCTTAGACGATCAACTTGTTTTACTGAATCAGCGTGGACTTCAAGTTACAGATGACATAGCTGCAAAGGAGTTTCTACGCCATAATGGTTACTATCGACTGAGTGCATACTGGTATCCGTTTCGTGAAATAGTAGGAAGCCATCGAAGCGATAATTTTCTTCCTAACAGCAAATTTGAAGATGTGCGAGATCTTTGCACATTCGATAAAAAATTCAAACTATTACTACTTGATGCGATTGAAGGGGTAGAAATTGCTGTAAGAGCAGAAATTGCTTTGCTTTTGGGGGCAAGTGATACTTTTGCTCATATTAATCCCAATTTTTTTCGCCCCAGCTTCATTAGGCTTGATGCATCAGGTAAAACACAACATCAAGAATGGCTAAAAAAATTTAATGGATCTGTCAATCGCTCAAAAGACGAGTTTGTTTTGCACCACGAGCGTAAATATGGCAATCGTTCCACACTTCCTATCTGGATTGCTGTCGAATTATGGGATTTTGGGTTACTTTCTCTCTTTTATAGCGGAATGGATACAACTCATTGCATTAGCGTAGCAACGAGGTTTTCTATTTCCAATTGGAAATTTATGGCAAGTTGGTTACGCAGTCTCAATTATGTTCGTAATGTTATTGCTCATCATGGGCGACTATGGAACCTTAATTTAGTCGAAAGTCCAAGTTTGCCGAGCCGCCGAGGACTAATGGCTGATTTTGATGCCCTAGTTCCTTTACATAGCGTAAACACCAGAATATACAGTATTTGCTGTATTCTTAGTCATTTCTCAAAGAGCATAAATCAACGCTCTTCTTGGTCTCAACGCCTTACTGAGTTAATTAACAGTTTTCCCATAATGCCATATGTCAGCGTTCAAGATATGGGTTTCCCTACCGATTGGCAAAATCATAATTTCTGGAAATAG
- a CDS encoding Rpn family recombination-promoting nuclease/putative transposase, with the protein MKTDTLFYQLFQSFHTLLFELIDRPISDAEGYQFSTAEIKEKAFRFDGIFMPTVNNKPIFFLEVQFQPKTDFYWEFLSEIFLYLNQFRPSNKWQAVAIFAKRNCEPEIVDHVQEMITSNRIIRVYLEDWLHQEADSLTIAIIQLILAPEKQTPDLARQINEKVQQELDTDLQDQVVKFIETVLVYKFPKLSRQEIEAMFTFNDLKNTRVYQDAKQEGKQEGLQLGKQEGLQRQVSMLLKMLTRKLGKLSPRTTNRITKLSVTQLENLAEVIFDLQTVADLNAWLRNNG; encoded by the coding sequence ATGAAAACCGATACCCTCTTTTATCAACTCTTCCAATCATTCCATACGCTACTCTTTGAGCTAATTGATCGCCCAATTTCAGATGCAGAAGGCTATCAATTCAGTACAGCCGAAATCAAAGAGAAAGCGTTTCGGTTTGATGGTATCTTCATGCCCACAGTCAACAACAAGCCGATTTTCTTTCTTGAAGTCCAATTTCAACCGAAAACCGACTTCTATTGGGAGTTTCTATCAGAAATATTTCTATATCTCAATCAATTTCGTCCAAGCAACAAATGGCAAGCTGTAGCCATTTTCGCTAAGCGCAATTGTGAGCCAGAAATTGTCGATCATGTGCAGGAGATGATCACTTCTAATCGAATCATCCGTGTGTATTTAGAGGATTGGTTACATCAAGAAGCGGATTCCCTTACTATTGCCATCATTCAACTAATATTGGCTCCAGAAAAACAAACCCCTGACCTCGCGAGACAAATTAACGAAAAAGTCCAGCAAGAGCTAGATACAGATTTGCAAGACCAAGTAGTAAAATTTATAGAGACCGTACTTGTATACAAGTTCCCCAAGTTAAGTCGTCAGGAGATCGAAGCCATGTTTACATTCAACGATTTAAAAAATACTCGCGTTTACCAAGATGCGAAGCAAGAGGGCAAGCAAGAGGGGTTGCAGTTAGGCAAGCAAGAGGGTTTGCAGAGACAAGTTTCGATGCTGCTAAAAATGCTTACCCGCAAGTTGGGGAAATTAAGCCCTCGAACAACAAATCGGATCACGAAATTATCAGTGACGCAGTTAGAAAACCTTGCGGAAGTTATCTTTGATTTACAAACTGTTGCGGATTTAAATGCTTGGTTGCGTAACAATGGATAA
- the bioU gene encoding (S)-8-amino-7-oxononanoate synthase BioU encodes MTLKVGILGFGGLGQAAAKLLSAKQEMQLVVAADKEGFAYDPQGLDANKAIATYQNKGSLGYLEGAGTLTQDSIAAAIATAKDVDGYFLALPNLPNTFMASVAKQFIASGWQGVLVDAIKRTSAVEQMIALAPELKAAGITYMSGCGATPGLLTAAAAIAAQSFAEVHKVEITFGVGIANWNAYRATIREDIAHMSGYTVDMAQAMTDAEVEALLEKTNGLISLENMEHADDIMLERVGICDRDRVTVGGVVDTRNPKKPLSTNMKLTGRTFEGKISTHTFTLGDETSMAANVCGPAFGYLKAGKHFHQRGIYGLMTAAEVMPAFVR; translated from the coding sequence ATGACATTAAAAGTTGGAATTTTAGGATTTGGTGGATTAGGTCAGGCGGCGGCGAAATTGCTTAGCGCTAAGCAAGAAATGCAGCTAGTCGTAGCTGCCGACAAAGAAGGCTTTGCCTATGACCCACAGGGGCTAGACGCTAACAAAGCGATCGCCACTTATCAAAACAAAGGCTCACTGGGCTATCTCGAAGGAGCAGGTACTCTTACTCAAGACAGTATTGCGGCAGCGATCGCTACCGCCAAGGATGTCGATGGTTATTTCCTCGCTTTGCCTAACCTACCCAATACCTTCATGGCAAGCGTGGCTAAGCAATTCATCGCTTCAGGTTGGCAGGGTGTGCTAGTGGATGCGATCAAACGCACTAGCGCCGTTGAGCAAATGATTGCCCTTGCCCCAGAGCTAAAAGCAGCAGGCATTACCTATATGTCTGGTTGTGGCGCAACCCCTGGTTTATTGACAGCCGCCGCAGCGATCGCCGCTCAGAGCTTTGCGGAAGTCCACAAGGTCGAGATTACTTTCGGGGTTGGTATTGCCAACTGGAACGCCTATCGCGCCACCATTCGCGAAGATATCGCTCATATGTCGGGTTATACCGTCGATATGGCTCAAGCGATGACCGATGCGGAAGTAGAAGCTCTGCTTGAAAAGACCAATGGGTTAATCTCGTTGGAAAATATGGAACATGCCGATGACATTATGCTCGAGCGTGTGGGAATTTGCGATCGCGATCGGGTCACCGTTGGCGGCGTAGTTGATACGCGCAATCCCAAGAAACCTCTCAGTACCAATATGAAGCTGACAGGTCGCACCTTTGAGGGCAAGATCTCGACGCATACCTTCACCCTTGGCGATGAAACCAGCATGGCGGCAAATGTCTGTGGTCCCGCCTTTGGCTATCTCAAGGCTGGTAAACATTTCCATCAACGAGGTATTTACGGTTTGATGACTGCTGCCGAAGTGATGCCTGCGTTTGTCCGTTAA
- a CDS encoding DUF3084 domain-containing protein, which translates to MAGYTLILAILILGGMIATLGDRIGTKVGKARLSIFKLRPRDTATVVTIATGGMISASTLGILLLLSGQLRDGLFRLESIRSELASSQEQKQKVETELNAAKTEQEKAQQRLGQINQSLVQALRKQSETQALLQSVESKFEEANEQLQKASQQEADLRDRIQSLSAEQESLQAESNQLRDEKDRISNELTSISRDRETLKQRVDESEQRLAEIEKQRVALGAEVASLESAREQLLISLEALRKGNVAVFADQILSIGVVRPNLSQSELRQASAQLLQQAERNARELLDFLPDQAPKEPVIKITEAQIEGLIDRIKDGQSYVIRILSAGNFLKRETRIAIAADVTLNRQIFAPGAEIASLQFTPDLAPQALASRIEQLFLLVSFRARREGVLANPLTGKVGNFPPEALTELFKVVSELKTPYEIKAIAKEAIFPASSLILELVIRQNGVEIGRFS; encoded by the coding sequence ATGGCTGGATATACGCTGATTTTAGCGATTTTGATCTTAGGAGGTATGATCGCGACGCTAGGCGATCGCATCGGTACTAAGGTTGGAAAGGCGCGACTTAGCATATTCAAATTAAGACCGCGTGATACTGCTACTGTCGTGACGATCGCTACAGGGGGAATGATCTCTGCATCCACCTTAGGGATTTTATTATTGCTAAGTGGTCAGCTAAGGGATGGATTATTTCGTCTTGAAAGTATTCGCTCGGAATTAGCTAGCAGCCAAGAACAGAAGCAAAAAGTCGAAACTGAGCTAAATGCTGCGAAAACTGAACAGGAAAAAGCACAACAACGTCTAGGGCAGATTAATCAATCCTTAGTCCAAGCTTTGCGAAAACAGTCAGAGACTCAAGCACTGTTACAGTCAGTTGAGAGCAAATTTGAAGAAGCTAACGAACAACTGCAAAAAGCCTCACAGCAGGAAGCCGATCTGCGCGATCGCATCCAAAGTTTGAGTGCTGAGCAAGAAAGTCTCCAAGCTGAAAGTAATCAACTGCGGGATGAAAAAGATCGAATTTCTAATGAGTTGACCAGTATTTCCCGCGATCGCGAAACTCTCAAACAAAGGGTTGATGAATCCGAACAACGCTTGGCAGAAATTGAAAAGCAACGGGTAGCCCTTGGAGCAGAAGTTGCTTCCCTCGAATCGGCTCGTGAGCAATTATTAATTAGCCTTGAAGCTTTACGCAAAGGCAACGTAGCTGTTTTTGCGGATCAGATTTTATCTATAGGAGTTGTGCGACCAAATCTGAGTCAATCGGAGTTGCGTCAAGCTAGCGCCCAACTGTTGCAACAAGCTGAGCGCAATGCACGCGAACTATTAGATTTCCTTCCCGATCAAGCTCCCAAAGAACCAGTCATCAAAATTACAGAAGCACAGATCGAAGGATTGATAGATCGAATTAAAGACGGACAAAGCTATGTGATCCGTATCCTCTCCGCAGGTAACTTTCTTAAACGCGAGACCAGAATTGCGATCGCTGCTGATGTCACCCTGAACCGCCAAATATTTGCTCCTGGCGCTGAAATTGCTTCCTTGCAATTTACTCCTGATCTAGCGCCTCAGGCTCTTGCATCAAGAATTGAGCAACTATTTTTGTTAGTCAGTTTTCGCGCTCGTCGAGAGGGGGTACTAGCTAATCCACTTACAGGTAAAGTCGGCAATTTTCCACCTGAGGCTTTGACTGAGCTTTTTAAAGTAGTGAGTGAGCTTAAGACTCCCTATGAAATTAAGGCTATCGCCAAGGAAGCTATTTTTCCTGCGAGTTCTCTGATTTTAGAGCTGGTAATTCGTCAAAATGGCGTTGAAATTGGCCGCTTTAGTTAG
- a CDS encoding ABC transporter ATP-binding protein, which translates to MQKPIILSLENITKQFTKDGMPAVEQVSLRLNEGDILGFLGPSGCGKTTLLRLIAGLERPQDGKITIDGKIVGDRHNWIPVESRDVGLVFQDYALFPHLTVLKNVAFGLKKLDKHEIKQRVWETLKLVQLTGLEQRYPHELSGGQQQRVALARALATQPKLLLLDEPLSNLDVQVRLQLREEMRSIIKAAGTSAIFVTHDQEEALAICDVVGVMRQGHLEQIGTPEELYNYPKSRFVAEFVTQANFLPAYRQEDIWSTEIGKFKIKTMRSQLTGEIMIRQEDFTLKPHAPSPLVIHSRRFLGREYHYCLYTPSGQKINVRTGIDTSIPEGTPVQLTMTNSKVRIFESLG; encoded by the coding sequence ATGCAAAAGCCAATCATACTTAGCTTAGAAAATATTACCAAGCAATTTACCAAAGATGGTATGCCTGCGGTTGAGCAAGTATCTTTGCGTTTGAACGAAGGAGATATCTTAGGATTTCTGGGTCCATCGGGGTGTGGTAAAACAACTCTGCTGCGGTTAATTGCAGGGCTTGAACGTCCTCAAGATGGCAAAATCACCATTGATGGAAAAATAGTCGGCGATCGCCATAATTGGATACCAGTAGAATCGCGAGATGTGGGGCTTGTATTTCAAGACTATGCCCTATTTCCGCATTTAACTGTTTTAAAAAATGTCGCCTTTGGACTCAAAAAACTTGATAAACATGAAATCAAACAGCGAGTATGGGAAACCTTAAAACTTGTGCAACTCACAGGTTTAGAACAGCGTTATCCCCACGAACTTTCGGGCGGTCAGCAGCAGCGAGTGGCTCTAGCGAGAGCCTTGGCAACTCAACCCAAGCTATTACTACTGGACGAACCTCTATCAAATTTAGATGTGCAAGTGCGATTACAACTACGCGAAGAAATGCGCTCAATTATCAAAGCGGCTGGAACTTCCGCAATTTTTGTTACCCATGATCAAGAGGAAGCTCTTGCCATATGTGATGTTGTCGGGGTAATGCGCCAAGGACATTTAGAGCAAATTGGCACACCCGAAGAACTGTACAACTATCCCAAATCAAGGTTTGTGGCTGAATTTGTGACTCAAGCAAATTTCTTACCTGCTTATCGTCAGGAGGATATTTGGTCAACGGAGATTGGCAAATTTAAAATCAAAACGATGCGTTCTCAATTAACGGGAGAAATCATGATTCGTCAAGAAGACTTCACCTTAAAGCCCCATGCTCCCAGTCCCCTCGTAATTCACAGTCGGCGCTTTTTGGGTAGAGAATATCACTACTGTCTATATACGCCCTCTGGTCAGAAAATCAATGTTAGAACGGGAATTGATACATCCATTCCCGAAGGTACGCCTGTACAGTTAACAATGACCAATAGTAAAGTCAGAATTTTTGAAAGTTTAGGCTAG
- a CDS encoding ABC transporter permease yields the protein MKSVRPPLFLTISSGVVAIAIILPFLYLILRAANVGSEGLEELTYESRYLTIIWNSIGMASAVTLLSALIAVPLAFLTVRTNLPWRRFWFVTTTLPLAVPSYVGSFALIAAFSPRGSLLQLLLEPLGVEELPSLYGWFGVILALTLFTYPYMLLTVRSALQGLDPEIEEASRSLGYSSRATFWKVILPQLQPSLIAGALLVALYSLRDFGTPSLMQFDTFTSAIFIQYKTSFDRNTAAVLSLGLVALVMTILWTEYRFRSRAVYYTRGTAAQRSPKLVNLGIWKWVAFVFCLVITFLGVGLPIGVSLFWLFRGMSSADYTVPNLIPAIFNSVSTAGLAGISTTLFALPIAILVVRFPSRISAMIERCSYIAFGLPGIVVALAIVFFGANYLPDLYQTLPMLIFAYIVLFVPQSVGSIRSSLLQVSPRIEESARSLGRTPWQTLIEVTIPLVTSGLFSGALLVFLTTIKELPATIMLAPIEFDTLSVEIWKATENVDFDDAAAASLAILFVSMISTLLVLFQEKKAQA from the coding sequence ATGAAGTCTGTTCGTCCACCATTGTTTCTGACGATCTCATCAGGGGTGGTGGCGATCGCAATTATTTTGCCATTTCTCTATCTAATCCTTCGCGCCGCTAATGTGGGTAGCGAAGGATTAGAAGAACTAACCTATGAATCTCGTTATCTCACGATCATTTGGAATAGCATCGGCATGGCATCAGCCGTAACTTTATTATCAGCGCTGATCGCTGTGCCTTTAGCATTTCTGACCGTGCGAACAAACTTACCTTGGCGCAGATTTTGGTTTGTGACCACCACTTTACCTCTAGCTGTACCTAGCTATGTGGGTAGTTTTGCGTTAATCGCAGCGTTCTCGCCAAGGGGGAGTTTGCTGCAATTACTATTGGAGCCATTGGGAGTCGAAGAATTACCTTCCCTCTATGGTTGGTTTGGCGTGATTTTGGCATTAACTCTGTTTACCTATCCCTATATGCTTTTGACCGTGCGATCGGCTTTGCAAGGACTAGATCCTGAGATCGAAGAAGCCAGTCGCAGCCTTGGCTATAGTAGCCGTGCTACCTTCTGGAAGGTGATCTTACCGCAGTTGCAACCATCTTTGATCGCGGGAGCGTTGCTGGTGGCTTTGTATAGCCTGCGTGATTTTGGTACACCTTCACTAATGCAGTTTGACACCTTCACCAGTGCAATTTTCATTCAATATAAAACCAGCTTTGATCGGAATACTGCGGCTGTTTTATCTTTGGGATTAGTCGCCCTCGTCATGACCATTTTGTGGACTGAATATCGATTCCGTAGCCGTGCAGTCTACTATACACGTGGAACGGCTGCTCAGCGATCGCCCAAATTAGTCAATTTAGGAATCTGGAAATGGGTAGCCTTTGTTTTTTGCTTGGTGATTACATTCTTAGGCGTAGGCTTGCCCATTGGTGTGAGCCTATTTTGGTTGTTTAGGGGCATGAGCAGTGCCGACTACACAGTTCCCAATCTAATTCCCGCAATTTTTAATTCGGTATCTACCGCAGGTTTAGCTGGCATCTCAACAACTCTATTTGCACTACCAATTGCGATCTTAGTAGTACGATTTCCGAGCAGAATTTCAGCAATGATTGAGCGCTGTTCCTATATTGCTTTTGGTTTACCTGGTATCGTCGTGGCTTTAGCAATAGTATTTTTTGGTGCAAATTATCTTCCCGATCTATACCAAACTTTACCAATGTTGATCTTTGCTTACATAGTATTATTTGTACCGCAATCCGTGGGCAGCATTCGTAGTTCGCTATTACAAGTTAGTCCTCGCATTGAAGAATCAGCGCGGAGTCTAGGGCGAACTCCTTGGCAAACCCTCATCGAAGTCACGATTCCTCTGGTTACTTCTGGTTTATTTAGCGGTGCATTGCTAGTATTTTTGACGACAATCAAGGAACTACCCGCCACAATTATGCTTGCACCAATTGAGTTTGACACTCTATCTGTCGAAATTTGGAAAGCAACTGAAAATGTTGATTTTGATGATGCGGCGGCGGCTTCCCTAGCGATATTATTTGTTTCAATGATCTCGACACTATTAGTGTTATTCCAAGAAAAAAAAGCTCAAGCCTAA
- a CDS encoding iron ABC transporter substrate-binding protein, producing MQNLLVKLGVGALASALVLGTALDINAQSKTLIIYSGRDQKLIGPLIEKAKKDLNLNIQVRYGDTAELAIALLEEGNNSRADMFFAQDAGALGALQQRGRTLGIPLTILNKVDSRYRSPSGNWIGISGRARVVNYNTKLVKGADLPKSIFDLTQPKWRGKVGWAPTNGSFQSFVTAMRKLNGDAKTVEWLRAMKANGTKNYGKNTAILEAIGRGEIQVGLANNYYLSQFKKKDANFPVAVHYTRRDAGSMVNVAGVAVLKTTDQRQDVEKLINYLLSNSSQNYFAQQTTEYPLARGIAGPSGQIPINQLTPPNLDLGQLSDLQGTLRVMKQAGVL from the coding sequence TTGCAGAATCTATTAGTAAAGCTTGGTGTTGGTGCTTTAGCGTCAGCCTTAGTCTTGGGTACAGCCTTAGATATCAATGCTCAGTCAAAGACCTTAATCATTTACTCTGGTCGTGATCAAAAACTGATCGGTCCCTTGATCGAAAAAGCTAAAAAAGATCTCAATTTAAATATTCAAGTTCGTTACGGTGATACCGCCGAATTAGCGATCGCCCTTTTAGAAGAAGGCAATAACAGCCGTGCGGATATGTTCTTCGCTCAAGATGCAGGCGCTTTAGGAGCCTTGCAACAGCGTGGGCGCACCCTCGGCATTCCCTTGACAATCCTCAACAAAGTTGACTCGCGATACCGCTCACCATCGGGAAATTGGATCGGTATTTCTGGACGGGCGCGGGTGGTCAATTACAACACCAAACTAGTCAAAGGTGCTGATTTACCCAAATCTATTTTTGACCTCACTCAACCCAAGTGGCGAGGTAAAGTTGGCTGGGCTCCAACCAACGGTTCTTTTCAGTCATTTGTGACGGCAATGCGGAAGCTAAATGGTGACGCAAAAACTGTGGAATGGTTGAGAGCCATGAAAGCCAATGGAACTAAAAATTACGGTAAAAATACCGCAATTTTAGAGGCAATTGGACGTGGTGAAATTCAGGTTGGCTTGGCTAACAATTACTACCTGAGCCAGTTTAAAAAGAAAGATGCTAATTTCCCCGTTGCGGTACACTATACCCGTAGAGATGCTGGTTCTATGGTCAATGTTGCTGGTGTGGCGGTTCTTAAAACCACCGATCAACGCCAAGACGTAGAGAAGCTGATTAACTATTTACTCAGCAATAGCTCACAAAATTATTTTGCCCAACAAACTACCGAATACCCTTTAGCCAGAGGTATAGCGGGACCATCAGGTCAAATTCCTATCAATCAACTCACTCCTCCCAACTTAGATCTAGGTCAACTATCTGATTTGCAAGGTACTTTGAGGGTGATGAAGCAAGCAGGAGTATTGTAG